The Phycisphaerales bacterium AB-hyl4 genome has a window encoding:
- the metG gene encoding methionine--tRNA ligase, with protein MPQHATNKPFYVTTPIYYVNDRPHIGHVYTTTVADVVARYHRLRGEDTFFLTGTDEHAAKVVDAAAERGLTAQQWADRNADEFESTFRRLGLTHDDFIRTSQPRHTQRVQQYVKQLLDSGDVYLGDYEGWYDAGQEEYVPENKAKDYDFKSPINGKPLVKKKEQNYFFKLSAYADDLLKLLDGGEVAGQTFDVQPVARKNEVAARIREGLNDVPISRHAVDDAAAKWGISVPGDEKHTIYVWIDALFNYLSTIDVDDPDDRRKYWPADVHLIAKDILWFHAVIWPALLLALRRQQGSEWIDLPKLVYAHSFWIAEGQKMSKSLGNFIDLEKIDSYVETFGLDALRYFLASNGPMGTTDSDFAEAKFIDVYNSDLANTFGNCFSRVSNMCAKYFDGKLPAAGPEIELAFAQLDPTMAKGATMQPNGPWVETRALALTASMNQMDLFDAIGEAMLIIRVVDNYIEKTAPFKLAKDPNNLPQVATILYNCAEALRIASVLLWPVIPHKVEALWQRIGCGHYVDQLSETGRGDFDKWIVWGQLAPGTPIEKGDALFPRHQPAKA; from the coding sequence ATGCCACAGCACGCCACCAACAAGCCGTTCTACGTCACCACCCCGATCTACTACGTCAACGATCGGCCACACATCGGCCACGTCTACACCACCACCGTGGCAGACGTCGTCGCCCGCTACCACCGCCTCCGTGGTGAAGACACCTTCTTCCTCACCGGCACCGACGAACACGCCGCGAAGGTCGTCGACGCCGCCGCCGAGCGCGGCCTCACCGCCCAGCAGTGGGCTGACCGCAACGCCGACGAATTCGAATCCACCTTCCGACGCCTCGGCCTCACCCACGACGACTTCATCCGCACCAGTCAGCCACGCCACACCCAACGCGTCCAGCAATACGTCAAGCAACTGCTCGACTCCGGCGACGTCTACCTCGGCGACTACGAAGGCTGGTACGACGCCGGCCAGGAAGAGTACGTCCCCGAAAACAAAGCCAAAGACTACGACTTCAAAAGCCCCATCAACGGCAAGCCGCTCGTCAAAAAGAAAGAGCAGAACTACTTCTTCAAACTCTCCGCCTACGCAGACGATCTCTTGAAGCTGCTCGATGGCGGCGAAGTGGCTGGCCAAACCTTCGACGTCCAACCCGTTGCCCGCAAAAACGAAGTCGCCGCCCGCATCCGCGAAGGCTTGAACGACGTCCCCATCTCCCGCCATGCCGTCGACGATGCCGCCGCCAAGTGGGGCATCTCCGTGCCCGGCGATGAGAAGCACACCATCTACGTCTGGATCGACGCACTGTTCAACTACCTGAGCACGATCGATGTGGACGACCCCGACGACCGCCGCAAGTACTGGCCCGCCGACGTACACCTGATCGCCAAAGACATCCTCTGGTTCCACGCGGTCATCTGGCCCGCCCTGCTGCTCGCCCTCCGCCGTCAGCAAGGCAGCGAATGGATCGACCTGCCCAAACTCGTCTACGCCCACTCGTTCTGGATCGCGGAAGGCCAGAAGATGTCCAAGAGCCTGGGCAACTTCATCGACCTGGAAAAGATCGACAGCTACGTCGAAACCTTCGGCCTCGACGCGCTGCGCTACTTCCTCGCCTCCAACGGCCCGATGGGCACGACCGACTCCGACTTCGCGGAGGCCAAGTTCATCGACGTCTACAACAGCGACCTCGCCAACACGTTCGGCAACTGTTTCAGCCGCGTGTCGAACATGTGCGCCAAATACTTCGACGGCAAGCTGCCGGCGGCGGGGCCTGAAATTGAATTGGCGTTCGCTCAACTTGATCCCACGATGGCCAAGGGTGCAACTATGCAGCCGAATGGACCATGGGTGGAAACACGTGCATTGGCCTTGACCGCATCAATGAATCAAATGGATCTATTCGATGCAATAGGCGAGGCGATGTTGATAATCCGGGTGGTCGATAATTACATCGAAAAGACCGCACCCTTCAAGCTCGCGAAAGATCCGAACAACCTGCCGCAGGTCGCAACGATTCTCTACAACTGTGCCGAGGCGTTGCGCATCGCGTCCGTGCTGCTCTGGCCGGTGATCCCGCACAAGGTCGAAGCCTTGTGGCAGCGCATCGGCTGCGGCCACTACGTCGACCAGCTCAGCGAGACCGGCCGAGGTGATTTCGACAAGTGGATCGTCTGGGGCCAACTCGCCCCCGGCACGCCGATCGAAAAGGGCGACGCCCTCTTCCCCCGCCACCAGCCGGCGAAGGCCTGA
- a CDS encoding DegT/DnrJ/EryC1/StrS family aminotransferase: MSEIPLSQPDITDAEIEAVTSVLRSGRLSIGPRQDLFEQLVAERAGRQHGIAVSSGTAGLHLAMLALGVGPGDEVITTPFSFIASANCILMAGAVPVFVDIDPQSMNLDPARLEAAITPKTKAIIAVEVFGNPRHMEKIEQIAQQHEIPLVEDACEGMGGICHGRPVGNFGRVSVFGFYPNKQVTTGEGGMIVTDDSRLAEACRSLRNQGRPSGNYQSHGTLNRGGVWLEHESLGYNYRLSEIAAGLGIAQMNRLDEMLDARRRVAGMYMRRLMDWDDLVIPTVEPNCEGDMSWFVYVVRLNSSYGKTERDRIITGMRRHEVGASNYFPCIHLQPFYRQQHGFKKGDYPIAESISERTIALPFFNKMDETQVELVCHTLKVMIQREQLLKR; the protein is encoded by the coding sequence ATGAGTGAAATTCCACTGAGTCAACCCGACATCACCGACGCCGAGATCGAGGCGGTGACGTCGGTTTTGCGGTCGGGTCGGTTGAGCATCGGGCCCCGGCAGGATCTGTTCGAGCAACTGGTTGCCGAGCGAGCCGGTCGGCAGCACGGTATTGCGGTGTCGTCGGGCACGGCAGGGCTGCACCTGGCGATGCTGGCCTTGGGCGTGGGGCCTGGTGATGAGGTGATCACCACGCCGTTTTCGTTTATCGCGAGCGCCAACTGCATTTTGATGGCGGGGGCGGTGCCGGTGTTTGTGGATATTGATCCGCAGAGCATGAACCTCGACCCGGCTCGGCTGGAGGCGGCGATCACGCCGAAGACCAAGGCGATCATCGCGGTGGAAGTGTTCGGCAATCCGAGGCATATGGAGAAGATCGAGCAGATCGCTCAGCAGCACGAGATTCCGCTGGTGGAGGATGCGTGCGAGGGGATGGGGGGCATCTGCCACGGTCGGCCGGTGGGCAACTTCGGGCGGGTGAGCGTGTTCGGCTTTTACCCCAACAAGCAGGTGACCACCGGGGAAGGCGGCATGATTGTGACCGACGACAGTCGTTTGGCCGAGGCCTGTCGCAGCCTGCGCAACCAGGGTCGGCCGAGCGGGAACTACCAGTCGCACGGCACGCTGAACCGAGGCGGCGTCTGGCTGGAGCACGAATCGCTGGGCTATAACTATCGGCTGAGCGAGATCGCCGCGGGGCTGGGCATCGCGCAGATGAATCGGCTGGACGAGATGCTCGACGCCCGCAGGCGGGTGGCAGGGATGTATATGCGTCGGCTGATGGACTGGGACGACCTGGTCATCCCCACCGTCGAGCCGAACTGCGAAGGCGATATGTCGTGGTTCGTGTATGTCGTTCGCCTGAACAGCTCGTATGGCAAGACCGAGCGCGACCGCATCATCACGGGCATGCGCCGGCACGAGGTGGGGGCGAGCAACTATTTCCCGTGCATTCACCTTCAGCCGTTCTATCGGCAGCAGCATGGCTTTAAGAAGGGCGATTATCCGATCGCGGAAAGCATCAGCGAGCGCACGATCGCGCTGCCATTTTTCAACAAGATGGATGAAACACAGGTGGAACTGGTGTGTCATACGCTGAAGGTGATGATTCAGCGAGAGCAGTTGCTCAAGCGGTAG
- a CDS encoding Gfo/Idh/MocA family protein — protein sequence MSNAGQTGIGLFGFNGHQLHGKLADHPRARLVGIAGGMPASEPSDPQWQQAKRYENLTEMLADPQVQLVSLCSARRAEQAEHAVQCLEAGKHVYAEKPCALDEADIDRIVATAKRTGRLFHEMAGTAFDRPYLAMSRVVREGRIGEVVQVLAQKSYPYRDTRPQDEAVDGGLTVQAGVHATRMIEQVAGQRIKTITAVETTLGNPVPDGELRMASSLCMRLANGGVASMLANYLNQSGTGVWGNEDLRIFGTKGFVESIGGGTATRIVIGDDVLELPDADAAQDYFELFLDELIDGKPMPMSVDDELHPTRVLLRARASLLDETPVSAGR from the coding sequence ATGAGCAACGCAGGTCAAACGGGTATCGGGCTGTTCGGCTTCAACGGCCATCAACTGCATGGCAAACTGGCGGACCATCCGCGAGCGAGGCTGGTCGGCATTGCCGGCGGCATGCCCGCGAGCGAGCCGAGCGACCCGCAGTGGCAGCAGGCAAAGCGGTATGAGAACCTCACGGAGATGCTCGCCGACCCGCAGGTGCAACTGGTCTCGCTCTGCTCGGCCCGACGTGCCGAGCAGGCGGAGCATGCGGTGCAATGCCTCGAAGCAGGCAAGCATGTTTACGCTGAGAAACCTTGTGCACTGGACGAGGCAGACATTGACCGCATCGTCGCCACGGCGAAGCGGACGGGGCGATTGTTTCACGAGATGGCGGGCACGGCGTTTGATCGGCCTTACCTGGCGATGTCGCGGGTGGTGCGTGAGGGGCGCATCGGCGAGGTGGTGCAGGTGCTCGCGCAGAAGTCGTATCCGTATCGCGACACACGCCCGCAGGACGAAGCCGTCGACGGCGGGCTGACCGTACAGGCAGGCGTGCACGCGACGCGCATGATCGAGCAGGTCGCCGGCCAGCGGATCAAGACCATCACCGCCGTCGAAACCACGCTGGGCAATCCCGTGCCCGACGGCGAGCTGCGCATGGCGTCGTCGTTATGTATGCGGCTGGCCAACGGCGGCGTCGCGTCGATGCTCGCCAACTACCTCAACCAGTCCGGTACGGGCGTGTGGGGCAACGAAGATCTACGCATCTTCGGTACGAAAGGCTTCGTCGAGTCAATCGGCGGCGGCACGGCGACACGCATCGTCATCGGCGATGACGTGCTCGAACTGCCCGACGCGGACGCGGCGCAGGATTACTTCGAGCTGTTTCTTGATGAGCTGATCGACGGCAAGCCGATGCCGATGTCGGTTGATGATGAGCTGCACCCGACGCGCGTGCTGCTTCGTGCCCGCGCGTCGCTGCTGGACGAGACACCGGTGTCGGCAGGGCGGTGA
- a CDS encoding NADH-quinone oxidoreductase subunit C, with the protein MANQPNLDHPTLPLIKQRFSDRKLYAAEFRGLTTLVVQKQDLHEVMHFLRNDEQCAYDFLSDVTAVDYLNYPASDVEGGPKGRFAVVYNIVSYRDNRRLIVKTYLDPTLDTHGVEDDPALHVDSVTDIWPGAEWSERETFDMFGIRFDNHPDLRRILLWESYPAHPLRKDYPVIGRGEREDYRIIDRDSA; encoded by the coding sequence ATGGCCAACCAGCCCAACCTCGACCACCCGACGCTCCCGCTGATCAAGCAGCGGTTTTCAGATCGCAAGCTCTACGCCGCCGAGTTTCGCGGCCTGACCACGCTCGTCGTGCAGAAGCAGGATTTGCACGAAGTCATGCATTTCCTTCGCAACGATGAGCAGTGCGCTTACGACTTCCTCTCCGACGTCACAGCCGTCGACTACCTCAACTACCCCGCAAGCGATGTCGAAGGCGGCCCCAAGGGACGCTTCGCCGTCGTCTACAACATCGTCAGCTATCGCGACAACCGTCGGCTGATCGTCAAAACCTACCTCGACCCCACGCTCGACACGCACGGCGTCGAAGACGACCCCGCCCTCCACGTCGACAGTGTCACCGACATCTGGCCCGGCGCGGAATGGAGCGAACGCGAAACCTTCGACATGTTCGGCATCCGCTTCGACAACCACCCCGACCTGCGACGCATCCTGCTCTGGGAAAGCTACCCTGCCCACCCGCTGCGGAAAGACTACCCCGTCATCGGCCGAGGCGAACGCGAAGACTACCGCATCATCGACCGCGACAGCGCCTGA
- a CDS encoding alpha-L-rhamnosidase C-terminal domain-containing protein, whose protein sequence is MDNNRGIAEHLTFKHVQRLSLPPAAPMGDSNIHRRYAIEAAAWVWHSACAIDEPAVLRFTNTFTLDDPTAIRLHLSADQRYEFFIDGQYVGMGPDRCDLGQWSFASYAIDLTAGEHHFEVLAWWIGADAPTAQVSRQGGFICAAEGLETQLNTGTGPWQVQRLAGWSFRHKQMHAYHAIGAAQTIDGAAWHGPTQAPERASIVAGPIETNGTGIVAEQWHLHPSPLPDMLRRPIRPGQVRAAWAGECDVVHPEHLADEQTHPWQQLIEQGQPVDVPAHSVVQVIWDMAQYYCGFASVTLSGGEGSELAFEWAESLYSVDEQGKRSPHKHHRDEIEGKAFFGFGDAFRNDGGEHRDYRSYWWRAGRYVRLTVRTGDQPLRIDDVCILETRYPWEPKATWHSDDAGLADVSALAVRGLQMCMHETYMDCPYYEQMMYVGDTRLQMLVAHVCCDDDRLTRRSIELFDHSRWKTGLIAERYPSTPFQLSATFSMIWVSMVKDYAWWRNDPAWVKQRMVGMRCLLEQFLPMLNDAGLLGRMPGWSFIDWVPDWNNGCPADGQAGVSAINNLLFIHALRDAAALERAMGEPALAQRWQDMADRLGQRVVQTFWHEPAGCLADDVTHEHFSEHAQCLALLTDTLTGDKAEAALARLLDGEGLARTTVYFSFYLFETLYRFGRGDKLVERFAFWKQLVGQGMRTPVEMPEPSRSDCHAWGSHPLFHFHASLAGVRPAAPGFARVQVAPVSLAGIERIESRVPHPAGEVHVSLHIDRQTNQCQGEITLPAQTPGEFVWADQSLPLNPGRCTAIHVDAKLQ, encoded by the coding sequence ATGGATAACAACCGAGGAATTGCCGAGCACCTCACGTTCAAACATGTGCAACGCCTGTCGCTGCCCCCGGCCGCGCCGATGGGCGACAGCAACATTCACCGCCGATACGCCATCGAAGCCGCAGCGTGGGTGTGGCACTCGGCGTGCGCGATCGACGAACCGGCTGTGCTTCGATTCACGAATACGTTCACGCTCGACGATCCGACTGCGATCCGCCTGCACCTTAGTGCCGATCAGCGGTACGAGTTTTTCATCGACGGGCAGTACGTCGGCATGGGCCCGGACCGCTGCGATCTCGGCCAGTGGAGCTTCGCCTCGTATGCGATTGACCTCACCGCGGGCGAACATCACTTCGAGGTGCTCGCCTGGTGGATCGGTGCCGATGCGCCCACCGCGCAGGTCTCACGGCAGGGCGGGTTCATCTGCGCTGCCGAGGGGCTGGAAACACAACTGAACACCGGCACGGGACCATGGCAGGTGCAGCGACTGGCGGGCTGGTCGTTTCGTCACAAACAGATGCACGCCTACCACGCCATCGGCGCGGCCCAGACGATCGATGGTGCAGCCTGGCACGGCCCCACGCAAGCGCCCGAGCGAGCGAGCATCGTCGCCGGGCCGATCGAAACCAACGGCACAGGCATCGTCGCCGAGCAGTGGCATCTGCACCCCAGCCCGCTGCCGGACATGCTCCGCAGGCCGATCCGTCCCGGCCAGGTCCGCGCCGCCTGGGCTGGCGAATGCGACGTCGTTCATCCCGAGCATCTCGCTGACGAACAAACGCACCCCTGGCAGCAACTCATCGAGCAAGGCCAACCCGTCGATGTACCCGCACACAGCGTCGTGCAGGTCATCTGGGATATGGCGCAGTATTACTGCGGGTTCGCCAGCGTCACACTCAGCGGCGGCGAGGGCAGCGAACTCGCCTTCGAGTGGGCCGAATCGCTTTACAGTGTCGACGAACAGGGGAAGCGCTCACCCCACAAGCACCACCGCGACGAGATCGAAGGCAAGGCGTTCTTCGGCTTCGGCGACGCGTTCCGCAACGATGGCGGCGAGCATCGCGACTATCGCTCGTACTGGTGGCGTGCCGGCCGATACGTTCGCCTGACCGTTCGCACCGGCGACCAGCCGCTGCGCATCGACGACGTGTGCATCCTTGAAACCCGCTACCCATGGGAGCCGAAGGCGACGTGGCATAGCGATGATGCCGGGCTGGCCGACGTGTCGGCCCTGGCGGTGCGCGGACTGCAGATGTGCATGCACGAAACGTACATGGACTGCCCCTATTACGAGCAGATGATGTACGTCGGCGACACACGTTTGCAGATGCTTGTCGCACACGTCTGCTGCGACGACGATCGGCTGACGCGCCGCAGCATCGAGCTGTTCGACCACTCGCGATGGAAGACCGGTCTGATCGCAGAACGCTATCCCAGCACGCCGTTTCAACTCAGCGCCACGTTTTCCATGATCTGGGTCTCCATGGTCAAGGATTACGCCTGGTGGCGAAACGACCCGGCGTGGGTCAAGCAGCGCATGGTCGGCATGCGCTGTTTGCTGGAACAGTTTCTGCCGATGCTCAACGACGCGGGCCTGCTCGGCCGCATGCCCGGCTGGTCGTTCATCGACTGGGTGCCCGACTGGAACAACGGCTGCCCGGCCGACGGGCAGGCCGGGGTCTCGGCGATCAACAACCTGCTGTTCATTCATGCCCTGCGCGACGCCGCCGCACTGGAGCGGGCGATGGGTGAACCGGCGCTCGCCCAACGCTGGCAGGACATGGCCGATCGGCTGGGCCAGCGCGTGGTGCAGACGTTCTGGCATGAACCCGCCGGCTGCCTCGCGGACGATGTAACGCACGAGCATTTCAGCGAGCACGCCCAATGCCTTGCATTGCTCACCGACACACTCACCGGCGACAAGGCCGAGGCCGCGCTCGCTCGCCTGCTTGACGGCGAAGGCCTGGCTCGCACCACCGTCTACTTCTCGTTCTACCTGTTTGAAACGCTCTACCGGTTCGGCCGGGGCGACAAGCTGGTCGAACGGTTTGCATTTTGGAAACAACTCGTGGGGCAGGGCATGCGCACCCCGGTCGAGATGCCCGAACCCAGTCGCTCCGACTGCCACGCGTGGGGGTCACATCCGCTGTTCCACTTTCACGCGTCGCTGGCCGGCGTGCGACCCGCCGCCCCGGGTTTCGCGCGGGTTCAGGTCGCGCCGGTTTCGCTGGCCGGGATTGAACGGATCGAAAGCCGAGTGCCCCACCCCGCCGGCGAAGTGCATGTCTCGCTGCACATTGACCGTCAAACCAACCAATGCCAAGGCGAAATCACACTGCCAGCGCAAACGCCTGGCGAGTTTGTCTGGGCCGACCAGTCATTGCCCCTGAACCCCGGCCGGTGCACCGCAATCCACGTTGATGCGAAGCTGCAATAG
- a CDS encoding FAD-dependent oxidoreductase, producing MQSTYYNEPARDVPVVEHTDVMVAGGGPAGVAAAIAAARTGARVRLLETHGSLGGVWTSSLLCWILDKDNKPGVMQEILAGLDAADARNQSNAYDPEVMKHLLERMCLEAGVDVRLHTRVCAAARDSENRLAVVLTESKSGREAWAAKVFVDATGDGDLAAEAGCGFDLGRDAAGEAQPMSLMCLVAGLRYDELNARRLCRGGNVSKSEAKRALAAEMARHGLSPSYADPTLFPVRDDLFGVMVNHEYGVSALDAQQITEATLRARAELHHIISTLRHTGDIWRDARIIATAEQIGVREARRIHGRYTVSTEDLVQGQRHDDAVCRVTFGIDVHATNPARAGTKAVEHLPFKSQPYDIPYRALLARDVDGLLLAGRCISGDFIAHSSYRVTGNAVAMGEAAGVAAAVSVQQNQLPHQLDWGAQIKCALHRYRLHSSGKSSGHAACGQ from the coding sequence ATGCAATCGACGTATTACAACGAGCCTGCCCGTGACGTGCCGGTGGTGGAGCATACCGATGTCATGGTGGCCGGCGGAGGGCCTGCGGGTGTGGCGGCGGCGATCGCAGCGGCGCGAACGGGGGCGCGAGTGCGCCTGCTTGAAACGCATGGCAGCCTTGGCGGCGTATGGACGTCGAGTCTGCTTTGCTGGATTCTCGACAAGGACAACAAGCCGGGGGTGATGCAGGAGATTCTCGCCGGCCTCGATGCTGCCGACGCACGTAACCAATCCAATGCTTACGACCCGGAGGTGATGAAGCATCTGCTCGAACGCATGTGTCTCGAAGCCGGCGTGGACGTGCGATTGCACACACGGGTGTGCGCCGCCGCGCGCGACAGTGAGAATCGTCTGGCGGTCGTGCTGACGGAAAGCAAGTCGGGACGGGAGGCGTGGGCGGCGAAGGTGTTTGTCGATGCGACGGGCGATGGTGATCTCGCCGCAGAGGCGGGCTGTGGCTTCGATCTTGGCCGGGACGCCGCCGGCGAGGCGCAGCCGATGTCGCTGATGTGTCTTGTGGCAGGGCTGCGTTACGACGAACTCAATGCCCGCCGGCTCTGCCGTGGCGGCAACGTGAGCAAATCCGAAGCCAAGCGTGCCCTTGCCGCGGAGATGGCCCGCCACGGCCTCTCGCCTTCCTACGCCGACCCGACCCTCTTTCCTGTTCGCGACGACCTTTTCGGTGTGATGGTCAACCACGAGTACGGCGTCAGCGCCCTCGACGCCCAACAGATCACTGAAGCCACGCTCCGCGCTCGGGCCGAACTGCACCATATCATCTCCACGCTGCGACACACCGGCGACATCTGGCGCGATGCCCGCATCATTGCCACCGCCGAGCAGATCGGGGTTCGCGAAGCGCGTCGCATCCACGGCCGATACACGGTGAGCACAGAGGACCTCGTTCAAGGCCAACGACATGACGACGCCGTCTGTCGCGTCACGTTCGGAATCGACGTTCACGCCACCAACCCCGCCCGGGCCGGCACGAAAGCGGTCGAGCATCTGCCATTCAAATCGCAGCCGTACGACATTCCCTACCGCGCCCTGCTGGCTCGCGACGTGGACGGCCTGCTGCTGGCGGGGCGATGTATCAGCGGCGACTTTATCGCTCACTCCAGCTACCGCGTGACCGGCAATGCCGTGGCGATGGGTGAGGCCGCGGGCGTGGCCGCGGCCGTGAGTGTGCAGCAGAATCAGCTTCCACACCAACTGGATTGGGGAGCCCAGATCAAGTGCGCCCTCCATCGGTACAGACTGCATTCCAGCGGTAAATCCTCCGGCCACGCCGCCTGTGGCCAATGA
- a CDS encoding DUF1559 domain-containing protein, with protein sequence MITRQSQPVIHSAAVRRKGFTLIELLVVISVIALLIAILLPALQSARATARMIACASNQRQIGLAFHMYADDFQRWVPYWNGLSGDDAVGEVWDLSLSPYMNYTQEIIDGVRIGSHAGYYCPSGKVFEDLTPNETRSYVINRYVNLNEPSFQTENNRMDEPWTDNRQALLFEAIDRGRSTETERVAMRVYASITNAQLGRGTTHRPYLAFRHNGNMNFLRKDGAVHLTGPGVTGSGELPIWYLRRDTSTPRFWQDGLKVN encoded by the coding sequence ATGATCACTCGACAATCCCAACCCGTGATTCACTCGGCGGCGGTGAGGCGTAAAGGGTTCACCCTCATCGAACTATTGGTGGTCATCAGCGTCATCGCTTTACTGATTGCCATTCTGTTGCCTGCCTTGCAATCGGCCCGCGCCACGGCGCGAATGATCGCGTGTGCAAGCAACCAGCGGCAGATCGGTTTGGCGTTTCACATGTATGCGGACGATTTTCAGCGATGGGTGCCTTACTGGAACGGGCTTTCCGGTGACGATGCCGTGGGCGAAGTGTGGGACCTTTCGTTGTCCCCTTATATGAACTACACCCAGGAAATAATCGATGGCGTCCGGATCGGCAGCCACGCCGGCTACTACTGCCCGTCGGGGAAGGTGTTTGAAGACCTTACCCCCAACGAGACGCGCAGCTACGTTATCAATCGCTATGTCAACCTGAACGAACCTTCGTTCCAGACCGAGAACAACCGGATGGACGAGCCTTGGACGGACAACCGGCAGGCGCTGCTGTTCGAGGCGATCGATCGGGGCAGGTCAACCGAGACTGAGCGCGTAGCGATGCGCGTCTATGCCAGCATCACAAACGCCCAGTTGGGCAGAGGCACGACGCACCGTCCGTACCTGGCGTTTCGACACAATGGCAACATGAACTTTCTGCGAAAAGACGGAGCGGTACATCTGACCGGGCCCGGTGTGACGGGATCGGGCGAACTGCCCATCTGGTATTTACGTCGCGACACCTCGACGCCCCGTTTCTGGCAGGACGGCTTGAAGGTCAATTGA
- a CDS encoding PEP-CTERM sorting domain-containing protein, with translation MAHLFQRKRNLLPLVFALIAPAPAVADDYIWTSTGSGTWSDDWHIPGQGFPNANDVNAIISLTGSANLDMAVDGHYTVNDLTVNTDAGNQHVHFVNPDDGDYSLTINGTLTKSENGNTLSFREMDVTVGTVDLTRGRISFGRNDGGRFVYNLTVTEGINMTNENFDAELRLNILNDYQLGLLTFGGSHAQDIYLINNNSSSSGRVRTATVSGISQAEGDNATIYGSLQTSGQLNEATLRIEAENDYTASTRLVDGTGGQLSLVMSGQGTQTLTGTSSYTGTTTISAGTLVIDGDHSAATGDVTVQAGGTLGGSGTIGGAVTVEDGGNYNAGNSAGVQTFTQGLALDAGSTFTWELMADSASDRGVNFDGVDIVGGSLAIVAGATSNLVFNADGSTVDFTSAFWQNGQSWLVVEGVSPAIVDSLDVFDTINVSQDSNGLDFSTTGGYFVWEVEGDDLYLHYIPEPGTLGLSGLGAMLLLRRMR, from the coding sequence ATGGCACATCTGTTTCAACGCAAACGAAATCTTCTGCCGCTCGTGTTCGCTCTGATTGCGCCCGCACCGGCGGTGGCTGATGATTACATCTGGACGAGCACCGGCTCGGGAACGTGGAGCGACGACTGGCACATACCCGGCCAGGGCTTCCCCAACGCGAACGACGTCAACGCCATCATCTCGCTTACTGGCTCGGCCAATCTCGACATGGCGGTGGATGGCCACTACACCGTTAACGACTTGACCGTAAACACCGACGCTGGCAATCAGCATGTCCACTTCGTCAACCCCGATGATGGTGATTATTCGCTGACGATCAACGGCACGCTCACCAAATCGGAGAACGGCAACACCCTTTCCTTCCGCGAGATGGATGTGACTGTCGGAACGGTTGACCTCACGCGAGGTCGGATCAGCTTCGGGCGAAACGACGGTGGACGGTTTGTCTATAACCTCACCGTCACCGAAGGCATAAACATGACCAACGAGAATTTCGACGCCGAGCTTCGGCTGAACATTCTCAATGATTATCAACTGGGCCTGCTTACCTTCGGCGGCTCGCACGCCCAGGATATCTACCTCATCAACAACAACTCCAGCAGCAGCGGCCGTGTCCGCACTGCTACTGTCAGCGGTATCTCCCAGGCGGAAGGGGACAACGCCACTATTTATGGGTCGTTGCAGACCTCCGGCCAACTTAACGAAGCCACCCTGCGTATTGAAGCCGAGAACGACTACACCGCCAGCACACGGCTGGTCGACGGTACGGGCGGGCAGCTTTCACTGGTCATGTCCGGCCAGGGCACGCAGACGCTCACCGGCACGAGCAGCTACACCGGCACGACCACCATCTCGGCCGGCACGCTGGTGATCGACGGCGACCACTCCGCCGCGACCGGCGACGTGACGGTTCAGGCCGGCGGCACGCTCGGCGGCTCGGGCACGATCGGCGGCGCGGTGACGGTGGAAGACGGCGGCAATTACAACGCAGGCAACAGCGCCGGCGTGCAGACGTTTACGCAGGGCCTGGCCCTCGACGCCGGCTCGACGTTCACTTGGGAACTCATGGCCGACTCGGCCAGCGATCGCGGCGTGAACTTCGACGGCGTGGACATCGTCGGCGGGTCGCTGGCGATCGTCGCTGGCGCGACTTCGAATCTGGTGTTCAACGCAGACGGCTCGACGGTGGACTTCACCAGCGCGTTCTGGCAGAACGGCCAGAGCTGGCTGGTGGTGGAAGGCGTTAGCCCCGCGATCGTGGATTCGCTGGATGTCTTCGACACGATCAACGTCAGTCAGGACAGCAACGGGCTGGACTTCTCCACCACCGGTGGCTACTTCGTCTGGGAAGTGGAGGGCGACGATCTCTACCTGCACTACATCCCCGAGCCGGGCACGCTTGGCCTGTCGGGGCTGGGTGCGATGTTGCTGCTTCGGCGTATGCGATAA